The following proteins come from a genomic window of Maylandia zebra isolate NMK-2024a linkage group LG22, Mzebra_GT3a, whole genome shotgun sequence:
- the LOC112430677 gene encoding uncharacterized protein LOC112430677 produces MSSDDDERNMMIITLFNKGLKQKEISCALNSYGHKISERHLRRVLKLLGLKRRCPQRPFTEIHKAVESEMKQWSPEQGIRAMVKRVRDVRGVRPCYRDDVANIMRYMDASGLQRRSPGKKKIPRRNYISRGPNDTRHIDGNDKLKFFGMWIHLGIDGFSRKVLWLKVGTSNRKQNFVARYLFEAVQEQGGCPQMIRGDRGKENLVVGQMQMAFHMRDLGNQAWRCFRMGTSVHNQRAECFNSILKRTWIKKWLTTFEAMMESGILELDNPVHINCLQYSHLPLLQRDLKTEQTVWNTHDIRKQRNAPGPFGKPDLLFTSPPPGYGNVLHIVDPDLLDYAKQLICEREEPSLVANQEFRDMCQNILENSHT; encoded by the exons ATGTCATCTGACGATGATGAAAGGA ATATGATGATAATAACATTGTTCAACAAAGGcttaaaacaaaaggaaatcaGCTGTGCACTGAATTCATATGGGCATAAAATAAG TGAGAGGCATCTGAGACGAGTTTTAAAACTTCTAGGGTTGAAGCGAAGATGCCCCCAACGACCTTTTACTGAAATCCACAAAGCTGTGGAG agtgAGATGAAACAGTGGTCTCCTGAACAAGGAATCAGGGCAATGGTAAAGCGGGTAAGGGATGTCAGAGGAGTGCGGCCTTGTTACAG AGACGATGTTGCTAATATAATGAGGTATATGGATGCAAGTGGTCTTCAGAGGAGATCTCCTGGAAAGAAGAAAATTCCCCGTCGGAATTACATCAGCCGTGGTCCAAATGACACACGGCACATTGAtg GCAATGATAAACTGAAGTTCTTTGGAATGTGGATACATTTGGGGATTGATGG attTTCCAGGAAGGTTCTATGGCTAAAGGTGGGCACATCCAACCGCAAGCAAAACTTTGTGGCCAGATACTTGTTTGAGGCTGTTCAAGAACAGGGTG GCTGTCCTCAAATGATTCGGGGGGACAGAGGAAAGGAGAACCTTGTTGTGGGTCAAATGCAGATGGCATTTCACATGCGAGATCTTGGGAATCAGGCATGGAGGTGCTTCAGAATGGGGACATCAGTGCACAACCAG aGAGCTGAATGTTTCAACAGTATTTTAAAGCGGACATGGATTAAGAAATGGCTGACAACATTTGAG GCCATGATGGAGTCTGGGATCCTTGAACTGGACAATCCTGTGCACAT CAACTGCTTGCAGTACTCACACTTGCCACTGCTTCAAAGAGACTTAAAAACGGAGCAAACAGTTTGGAACACCCATGACATCCGCAAGCAACGCAATGCACCTGGTCCATTTGGGAAACCCGACCTTCTGTTTACCTCACCACCTCCTG GATATGGCAATGTGCTGCACATTGTTGACCCAGACCTTTTAGACTATGCCAAGCAATTAATCTGTGAGAGGGAAGAGCCTTCACTGGTAGCAAACCAGGAATTCAGAGACATGTGCCAGAACATTTTAGAAAACAGCCACACCTGA